In Nicotiana tabacum cultivar K326 chromosome 21, ASM71507v2, whole genome shotgun sequence, one DNA window encodes the following:
- the LOC107791658 gene encoding uncharacterized protein LOC107791658 translates to MNPNWELRDCCNRDQKIFLITIGVFTVVILVLWRTFLLTPFKLITVFLHEASHAIACKLTCGQVEGMQVHANEGGVTQTRGGVYWLILPAGYLGSSFGGMVLILASTNLLTAKIAAGCFIAALFIVLFIAKNWTLRGLCIGFIIFIAVIWVLQELTKVRILRYVILFIGVMNSLFSVYDIYDDLISRRVHSSDAEKFAELCPCPCNGVGWGVIWGMISFIFLCGAMYLGLVILS, encoded by the exons ATGAATCCGAATTGGGAACTTAGGGATTGTTGTAACCGTGATCAAAAGATCTTTCTTATTACCATTGGTGTCTTCACCGTTGTTATTCTTGTT TTATGGAGGACATTTCTCCTGACACCTTTCAAGCTCATTACTGTATTTCTTCACGAAGCAAGCCATGCAATCGCTTGTAAGCTCACATGTGGTCAG GTGGAAGGAATGCAAGTTCATGCCAATGAAGGGGGAGTGACACAAACACGTGGCGGTGTTTATTGGTTGATCTTGCCTGCTGGAT ATCTTGGTTCGTCTTTTGGGGGGATGGTTCTCATACTTGCATCGACAAATCTTCTCACTGCAAAGATTGCCGCTGGTTGTTTCATCGCTGCTCTTTTTATCGTGCTCTTCATTGCCAAAAAT TGGACACTGCGAGGACTTTGCATCG GATTTATCATTTTCATTGCTGTAATATGGGTTCTGCAAGAACTAACAAAAGTTCGCATTCTTCGCTACGTAATTCTCTTCATAG GGGTTATGAACAGCTTGTTTTCAGTTTATG ATATATATGATGACTTAATATCTAGAAGAGTGCACTCAAGTGATGCTGAGAAGTTCGCTGAACTCTGTCCCTGTCCTTGTAATGGTGTTGGTTGGGGAGTTATCTG GGGAATgatatcttttatttttctttgtggAGCGATGTACCTTGGACTTGTCATTCTCTCATGA